TTCTCCGCCCAGCTAAGGACATATGTCAATATTGCTGTCGCATCAGCAGATCAAATCCCTTATGAGGAATTCATCCGGTCCATTCCGAAGATGACAATCTTGAATGTCTTTGATGTAGAGCCACTCGAGGGAAGGATCCTGATGGAGGTAAACCCAAACATTGCATATGCGATGATGGACAGGCTGCTTGGCGGAAAAGGAGCAAGCCATAATAAAGTCGATAGCTTGACCGAAATCGAAACCAGGATCATGTCCAATATGTTTGAGAAAGCTTTTGAGAATTTCAGGGAAGCATGGGGTTCGATTTCAGATATCGATCCTCAGCTATCAGAATTTGAGATCAATCCACAATTTTTGCAGATGGTTTCGCCGAATGAAACCGTCGTGGTGATATCATTGAACACAACGATCGGGGAAGCAAGCGGAATGATCAATATATGCATACCGCATGTCGTACTAGAACCGATCATCCCTAAATTGTCAGTGAAATATTGGATGCAGTCCGATAAGAAACAAAGCTTGCCAATTGAAAATTCAGTACTGCAGAGTGAGATTCAAAAGGCTGATGTTTCAATTACAGCCGAAATAGGGTCGTCTGAAATCTCGATTCAGGACTTCCTGATGCTCGATATCGGTGATGTAATTGAATTGAACCAGCAAATTGATCAACCTTTACTGATAAAAGTCGGAGAGATCCCTAAATTTGTAGGACAGCCAGGGAAAATGAACAAAAAATTAGCCATTCAAGTGTTTGATACATTTAAGGGGGGAGACGATGATGGTGAGCGATGACATGTTATCTCAAGATGAAATTGATGCGCTTCTCAGAGGAACACCAGATGAAGCAGAAGAAACAGGAAGTACGATTGACGTTGATGACTATTTTTCTTTTATGGAAAGGGATGCCCTTGGCGAAATCGGAAATATTTCGTTCGGCAGTTCAGCAACAGCACTATCAACTTTGTTGAACCAGAAGGTGGAAATAAATACCCCTACTGTTACCGTTGTGCATAAGACCAAACTGGAAGACGAATTCCCGGATCCTTATGTGGCCGTTCAGGTGCATTATACAGAAGGGTTCATCGGCAGCAATATGCTTGTCATCCAGCAAAACGATGCAGCGATTATCGCTGATTTAATGCTAGGGGGAGATGGATTGAACCCTAGGGAATTACTTGATGAGATTCAATTGAGTGCTGTACAGGAGGCTATGAACCAGATGATGGGTTCAGCGGCCACCTCGATGTCGACTGTTTTTAGCAAGAGGGTCGATATTTCTCCTCCTAATATCAATTTGCTGAATGTAGTTGAGGGAGAAGGAACAGAGTCGATACCTGAAGATGATATTTTAGTAAAAGTATCATTCTCATTAAAAATTGGCAGTTTAATTGATTCCAATATCATGCAGCTCCTGCCTGTAACTTTCGCGAAAAGTCTGGTAGATGAATTATTGAATCCTGGAGCTTCTGAAGCAGCCCAGCCTGCTATGGAGACGCCGCAGACTCCACCAGCAACTCAGGCAAAGGTTGAGCAAAGCAGTGGATCCAATCAGGTACAGCAGCAAAATGCGGTTCAACATCAGTCGTTTCAGCAGCCAGAATACCAGCACCAGCAGGAAGCGGCTTACTATCAGCCCCCAACACCACAACACCAGGGGTATGGCTATCAGCCTCAGCCTGTACCATCGGGACCTCAGCATCTGGGCAATGTGATGGCAGGCAGCACTCAGCCTACGGTTCAGCCGGCTGTGTTTTCCAGTTTTGATACAGCTCAGCCACAGCAGGCAGAAACAAAGAACCTGAATATGCTTCTTGATATCCCGCTGCAGGTGACGGTGGAACTCGGCAGGACGAAACGTTCAGTGAAAGATATCCTTGAACTGGGATCTGGTTCTATCATCGAACTGGACAAACTCGCTGGAGAACCAGTCGATATCCTGGTTAACAACCGACTGATTGCTCAGGGAGAAGTTGTAGTTATTGATGAGAATTTTGGTGTCCGTGTTACGGATATCATCAGCCAGAGCGACCGTATAAAAAAATTAAAATAATCTTCAGGGGGAATTCCAATGGCGAACAAGATTTTAGTCGTAGACGATGCGGCTTTCATGAGAATGATGATTAAGGACATTTTGACAAAGAACGGCTTTGAGGTCGTCGCAGAAGCAGCAGATGGTGCACAGGCACTTGAAAAATACAAAGAATTCCAGCCTGACCTTGTCACAATGGATATTACCATGCCAGAAATGGATGGGATCACATCATTAAAGGAAATTAAAAAAATCAATCCAAACGCAAAGGTCATCATGTGTTCAGCGATGGGCCAGCAAGCGATGGTCATCGATGCAATTCAGGCAGGCGCTAAAGATTTCATCGTAAAACCGTTCCAGGCAGACCGCGTTATTGAAGCCATTTCCAAGACACTAGGTTAGTGAACTTTATCATTTAGAGGGTGCGGCAATTGTTAAGAATAATCCGAACTGCCTCGACAATTCTTTTCTTATTAGCTGCTCTGTTAAGTCCAATTGGCTTGGCGAGCGCAGAGCAGCTAAATAAAAGCGTGCAGGATTGTATGAAAAACCCTGAATCGTGTGATGATGGACAGGCAGATAAGACAACAAAGCAATCAGACGATACAACAAAATCCCAAGTAGGGGTCGGTTTTCTTGATTTTCTCAGAATGATCCTTGCTACAGCCTTTGTGGCAGCGTTAATATACTTCCTCCTCAAATTCATCAATAAAAAGAGCATCATGTATAAAAGCTCGCAGCTTGTCGAGAATCTAGGAGGCACCAGCCTTGGCGCCAACAGATCAGTCCAGATCGTCAAAGCAGGCAATAAACTGCTCATAGTAGGTGTGGGAGAAAATATACAACTATTAAAAGAAATTGATGACCCAGAAGAGTACAGCCAAGTCATCCAGGAATATAACAATAAAATGGAACAGCTTGTGCAGCCAAGCGATATTGTGACAAGGTTGCTTAAAAGAGCGAAAAAAGATGGCGGCAATCAGCGTTCAGAGTTTTCCGCATTGCTGAAAAATCAGTTGAATGATATGGCGAGCGGAAGAAAGAAAATGCTTGAGGAGATACAAAAGAAAGGGTCAGAAAAAGATGAATGAGTTTATGGAGTTTTTCAACAGCAGTGCTCCTGAGAGTGTTTCGACATCCGTGAAGCTGATGCTCCTGCTGACTGTACTTTCTATTGCGCCAGGCATCTTGATTTTAATGACAAGTTTTACAAGGATCATCATCGTTCTTTCCTTTGTCAGAACGGCGCTTGCAACACAGCAGATGCCGCCTAACCAGGTGTTGGTCGGGCTTGCGATGTTCCTATCATTCTTCATCATGGCACCAACTTTCCATGAAGTGAATGAACAAGCTCTGACGCCTTTATTTAATGAAGAAATCAATTTGGAGCAAGCGTATGACAGGGCATCAATCCCTTTCAAGGAATTCATGAGTGCGCATACGAGGCAGAAGGATTTAGCGCTATTTCTTGAATATTCCAAGGCCGATACACCTGAATCTGTTCAGGATATTCCTTTGACAGCTCTTGTTCCGGCATTTGCAATCAGTGAAATCAAAACTGCATTCCAAATCGGGTTCATGATTTTCATTCCCTTTCTGGTCATCGATATGGTCGTGGCTAGTGTCCTGATGTCGATGGGGATGATGATGCTTCCGCCAGTCATGATTTCACTACCATTTAAGATTCTGCTTTTTGTCATGGTCGATGGATGGTATTTAGTCGTGAAATCATTATTACAAAGTTTTTAAGCAGGTGAATGAAAATGACATCAGAAGGTGTTATCTCGATAGCAGAACGAGGAATTTATACAGTTTTAATGATCTCAGGGCCTTTGTTGATTCTAGCGCTGGTCGTTGGTTTGATTGTCAGTATTTTTCAGGCTACTACACAAATCCAGGAACAGACACTGGCATTCGTTCCGAAGATTGTTGCCGTCCTGGTTGGAGTCATTTTCTTCGGTCCATGGATGCTAAGTTATATGCTGAGCTATGCAACGGAGATTTTTTCGAATCTTACAAGGTTTGTAGGCTGATGGGATGCTAGATTTCATTCCTTCGTTTCCGGCTTTCCTGCTGATTTTTGTAAGGGTGACGTCCTTTTTCTTGATGATGCCTTTATTTTCATATCGGACGATTCCCGCCACACATAAAGTAGGGCTTGGATTCATGCTTTCCATCATCATGTTTACCGCAATAGGAGCGCCTGAAATCGATATAGACAATACGTATTTCCTGCTCATCATCAAGGAAGCAATGGTTGGTTTGTTCATAGGGTTCATTGCAGCATTGATGATGGCAGCCATACAGATTGCCGGGGGATTCATAGATTTCCAGATGGGATTTGCGATTGCGAATGTCATCGATCCACAGACAGGGGCACAGAGTCCGTTGATGGGACAGTATTTATATACGATTGCCCTTTTGTTTCTACTGACAGTCAATGGCCATCATCTGTTGATGGACGGAATATTTTACAGTTATAATTTCATCCCGATCGATCAGGTGGCGATTCCGTTTGGAAATGAAAATATCGCGGAATTCATCATCCTGTCTTTCAATAAAATGTTCATTATCGCCTTCCAGATGTCCCTGCCTGTGGTCGGCAGTTTGTTCCTGGTTGATGTTGCGCTCGGAATAGTAGCAAGGACCGTTCCGCAATTGAATATATTCGTGGTCGGGCTGCCGGTTAAAATCGCTGTCAGCTTTCTCGTACTTATTGCGGTAATGGGCGTGCTGATCATGGTCATATCGGATCTTTTTTCCACGACTCTTGCAACGATGAGAGGTTTGATGGAATTGATCGGAGGAGCTTAAATGGAATTTTTGAGGTTAGACCTGCAGTTTTTTGCAGGTGAGAAAACAGAAAAAGCGACTCCAAAGAAGAGACAGGACGCGCGGAGAAAAGGACAGGTTGCCAAAAGCCAGGATGTCAACACCGCCATTGTCCTGCTCTCTGTGTTTTTGTTTTTGATGTTCTTTGGCCAAGTGATGTTGGAGAGGCTGATTGGAGTCCTGCGCCATTCCTTGCAAAATTATATGTTTATGGAATTGACTGCCAATAATATTGAATCCA
This portion of the Mesobacillus sp. S13 genome encodes:
- a CDS encoding flagellar biosynthetic protein FliO; this encodes MRQLLRIIRTASTILFLLAALLSPIGLASAEQLNKSVQDCMKNPESCDDGQADKTTKQSDDTTKSQVGVGFLDFLRMILATAFVAALIYFLLKFINKKSIMYKSSQLVENLGGTSLGANRSVQIVKAGNKLLIVGVGENIQLLKEIDDPEEYSQVIQEYNNKMEQLVQPSDIVTRLLKRAKKDGGNQRSEFSALLKNQLNDMASGRKKMLEEIQKKGSEKDE
- the fliM gene encoding flagellar motor switch protein FliM gives rise to the protein MSGEVLSQSEIDALLSALSTGEMDADELKKEQVEKRVKVYDFRRALRFSKDQIRSLTRIHENFARLLTTFFSAQLRTYVNIAVASADQIPYEEFIRSIPKMTILNVFDVEPLEGRILMEVNPNIAYAMMDRLLGGKGASHNKVDSLTEIETRIMSNMFEKAFENFREAWGSISDIDPQLSEFEINPQFLQMVSPNETVVVISLNTTIGEASGMINICIPHVVLEPIIPKLSVKYWMQSDKKQSLPIENSVLQSEIQKADVSITAEIGSSEISIQDFLMLDIGDVIELNQQIDQPLLIKVGEIPKFVGQPGKMNKKLAIQVFDTFKGGDDDGER
- the fliP gene encoding flagellar type III secretion system pore protein FliP (The bacterial flagellar biogenesis protein FliP forms a type III secretion system (T3SS)-type pore required for flagellar assembly.) codes for the protein MNEFMEFFNSSAPESVSTSVKLMLLLTVLSIAPGILILMTSFTRIIIVLSFVRTALATQQMPPNQVLVGLAMFLSFFIMAPTFHEVNEQALTPLFNEEINLEQAYDRASIPFKEFMSAHTRQKDLALFLEYSKADTPESVQDIPLTALVPAFAISEIKTAFQIGFMIFIPFLVIDMVVASVLMSMGMMMLPPVMISLPFKILLFVMVDGWYLVVKSLLQSF
- the fliQ gene encoding flagellar biosynthesis protein FliQ, whose protein sequence is MTSEGVISIAERGIYTVLMISGPLLILALVVGLIVSIFQATTQIQEQTLAFVPKIVAVLVGVIFFGPWMLSYMLSYATEIFSNLTRFVG
- the fliR gene encoding flagellar biosynthetic protein FliR, translated to MLDFIPSFPAFLLIFVRVTSFFLMMPLFSYRTIPATHKVGLGFMLSIIMFTAIGAPEIDIDNTYFLLIIKEAMVGLFIGFIAALMMAAIQIAGGFIDFQMGFAIANVIDPQTGAQSPLMGQYLYTIALLFLLTVNGHHLLMDGIFYSYNFIPIDQVAIPFGNENIAEFIILSFNKMFIIAFQMSLPVVGSLFLVDVALGIVARTVPQLNIFVVGLPVKIAVSFLVLIAVMGVLIMVISDLFSTTLATMRGLMELIGGA
- the fliY gene encoding flagellar motor switch phosphatase FliY — encoded protein: MVSDDMLSQDEIDALLRGTPDEAEETGSTIDVDDYFSFMERDALGEIGNISFGSSATALSTLLNQKVEINTPTVTVVHKTKLEDEFPDPYVAVQVHYTEGFIGSNMLVIQQNDAAIIADLMLGGDGLNPRELLDEIQLSAVQEAMNQMMGSAATSMSTVFSKRVDISPPNINLLNVVEGEGTESIPEDDILVKVSFSLKIGSLIDSNIMQLLPVTFAKSLVDELLNPGASEAAQPAMETPQTPPATQAKVEQSSGSNQVQQQNAVQHQSFQQPEYQHQQEAAYYQPPTPQHQGYGYQPQPVPSGPQHLGNVMAGSTQPTVQPAVFSSFDTAQPQQAETKNLNMLLDIPLQVTVELGRTKRSVKDILELGSGSIIELDKLAGEPVDILVNNRLIAQGEVVVIDENFGVRVTDIISQSDRIKKLK
- a CDS encoding response regulator; translated protein: MANKILVVDDAAFMRMMIKDILTKNGFEVVAEAADGAQALEKYKEFQPDLVTMDITMPEMDGITSLKEIKKINPNAKVIMCSAMGQQAMVIDAIQAGAKDFIVKPFQADRVIEAISKTLG